A window of Streptomyces sp. DG1A-41 contains these coding sequences:
- the mnmA gene encoding tRNA 2-thiouridine(34) synthase MnmA, with translation MTHTPQRSRPLRVLAAMSGGVDSAVAAARAAEAGHDVTGVHLALSANPQSFRTGARGCCTIEDSRDARRAADVIGIPFYVWDLADRFREDVVEDFVAEYEAGRTPNPCLRCNEKIKFAALLDKALALGFDAVCTGHYAQIVTLPDGTRELHRASDMAKDQSYVLGVLDEKQLAHAMFPLGDTVTTKDEIRAEAERRGLAVAKKPDSHDICFIADGDTQGFLASRLGRSEGDIVDESGNRLGTHEGAYGFTIGQRKGLRIGTPAPDGKPRYVLDVSPVTNTVTVGPADALDVSALTAIKPRWCGVAPTGPGTYTAQLRAHGGETEVTAELVDGHLEVTFAEPVRGVAPGQAIVLYDGTRVVGSATIASTRRATAGVA, from the coding sequence ATGACTCACACCCCGCAGCGCTCCCGCCCCCTCCGCGTCCTGGCCGCCATGTCCGGCGGAGTCGACTCCGCCGTGGCCGCCGCCCGCGCGGCCGAGGCCGGCCACGACGTGACCGGCGTCCACCTCGCGCTCTCCGCCAACCCTCAATCCTTCCGCACGGGCGCGCGGGGCTGCTGCACCATCGAGGACTCGCGCGACGCCCGCCGCGCCGCGGACGTCATCGGCATCCCCTTCTACGTGTGGGACCTCGCCGACCGCTTCCGTGAGGACGTCGTCGAGGACTTCGTCGCCGAGTACGAGGCCGGCCGCACCCCCAACCCCTGCCTGCGCTGCAACGAGAAGATCAAGTTCGCGGCCCTGCTGGACAAGGCGCTGGCGCTGGGCTTCGACGCGGTCTGCACAGGCCACTACGCGCAGATCGTGACCCTTCCCGACGGCACCCGCGAGCTGCACCGTGCCTCCGACATGGCCAAGGACCAGTCCTACGTCCTCGGCGTCCTGGACGAGAAGCAGCTCGCCCACGCGATGTTCCCGCTCGGCGACACCGTCACCACCAAGGACGAGATCCGCGCGGAGGCCGAGCGCAGGGGCCTGGCGGTGGCCAAGAAGCCCGACTCGCACGACATCTGCTTCATCGCCGACGGCGACACCCAGGGCTTCCTGGCGAGCCGGCTCGGCAGGTCCGAGGGCGACATCGTCGACGAGTCCGGCAACCGGCTCGGCACGCACGAGGGCGCGTACGGCTTCACCATCGGCCAGCGCAAGGGCCTGCGCATCGGCACCCCGGCGCCCGACGGCAAGCCGCGCTACGTCCTCGACGTCTCCCCGGTCACCAACACGGTCACGGTCGGCCCGGCCGACGCGCTCGACGTCAGCGCCCTGACCGCGATCAAGCCGCGCTGGTGCGGCGTCGCCCCCACCGGCCCGGGCACGTACACGGCCCAGCTCCGCGCCCACGGCGGCGAGACCGAGGTCACCGCCGAGCTCGTCGACGGCCACCTGGAGGTGACGTTCGCGGAGCCGGTCCGCGGCGTCGCCCCCGGCCAGGCGATCGTCCTGTACGACGGCACACGCGTGGTGGGCTCGGCGACGATCGCCTCGACCAGGCGAGCGACGGCGGGCGTGGCCTGA
- a CDS encoding DUF427 domain-containing protein has protein sequence MATGHRITIKESDRPVRVVHAGQVLAESDRPLVLRETGCPERYYIPAEDVRLDLLTPSGTHTYCPFKGTASYWSLPDAADLVWAYPEPEPDVAEIKDHLCFYEVEVL, from the coding sequence GTGGCAACCGGGCATCGCATCACCATCAAGGAGAGTGACCGGCCCGTACGCGTGGTACACGCCGGGCAGGTCCTGGCGGAGAGCGACCGGCCGCTGGTCCTGCGCGAGACGGGCTGTCCCGAGCGCTACTACATCCCGGCCGAGGACGTACGCCTCGACCTGCTGACACCGTCCGGCACGCACACGTACTGCCCGTTCAAGGGCACCGCGTCCTACTGGTCGCTGCCGGACGCCGCGGACCTCGTCTGGGCGTATCCGGAGCCCGAGCCGGACGTCGCGGAGATCAAGGACCACCTGTGCTTCTACGAGGTGGAAGTGTTGTGA
- a CDS encoding peptidoglycan recognition family protein: MGARRASKDTDRRIGRRALIVGGAAAAAGSAVLARDELGRLWWRVPGVEKPRKEGEVDYAGARWVAASDANWRRADRPDDYGIDMVVIHVTQGGFDSAVRAFRNPSHGAASHYIVRKDGHIAQMIRELDVAYHAGNRDYNERSVGIEHAGFVDRPQDFTDEMYQASARLTARICARYDIPVDREHIIGHVEVPGTDHTDPGPHWDWDTYMRLVRAARTTPA, translated from the coding sequence ATGGGGGCGAGACGAGCATCCAAGGACACGGACCGGCGCATCGGGCGGCGGGCCCTGATCGTGGGCGGGGCGGCGGCCGCCGCGGGTTCCGCGGTGCTGGCCCGTGACGAGCTGGGCCGGCTGTGGTGGCGCGTGCCCGGCGTGGAGAAGCCGCGCAAGGAGGGCGAGGTCGACTACGCGGGCGCGCGCTGGGTCGCGGCGTCGGACGCCAACTGGCGCCGCGCGGACCGGCCCGACGACTACGGCATAGACATGGTGGTCATCCATGTCACCCAGGGCGGCTTCGACAGCGCGGTGAGGGCCTTCCGGAACCCGTCGCACGGAGCGGCGTCGCACTACATCGTCCGCAAGGACGGGCACATCGCCCAGATGATCCGCGAGCTGGACGTGGCATACCACGCGGGCAACCGCGACTACAACGAGCGCAGTGTCGGCATCGAGCACGCGGGTTTCGTGGACCGCCCGCAGGACTTCACGGACGAGATGTACCAGGCCTCGGCCCGCCTCACGGCCCGGATCTGCGCGCGCTACGACATACCCGTCGACCGCGAGCACATCATCGGCCACGTGGAGGTCCCGGGCACGGACCACACGGACCCCGGGCCGCACTGGGACTGGGACACGTACATGCGTCTGGTGCGCGCGGCGCGTACGACGCCGGCCTGA
- the ligA gene encoding NAD-dependent DNA ligase LigA, translating into MAGDKQAETTTVPAEAREKHARLAEQIEEHRFRYYVKDAPVVSDAEFDELLRSLEALEEEFPELRTPDSPTQKVAGSYETEFTAVEHRQRMLSLDNTFNDEELAAWSERIARELGEQDYHFLCELKVDGLAVNLTYEHGRLTRAATRGDGRTGEDITPNVRTIAEIPERLKGDSVPDLVEIRGEVYFPMEKFQELNARLVEAGDKPFANPRNAAAGSLRQKDPRVTATRPLHMVVHGIGALEGFTGLTRLSQAYDLLKTWGLPTSRHNKVVDGLDGVREFIAYFGENRHSVEHEIDGVVVKLDEIPLQGRLGSTSRAPRWAIAYKYAPEEVNTKLINIRVGVGRTGRVTPYAQVEPVTVAGSEVEFATLHNQDVVKAKGVLIGDTVVLRKAGDVIPEILGPVADLRDGSEREFVMPADCPECGTPLRPMKEGDVDLRCPNARTCRAQLRERLFYLAGRKALDIEHFGYVAAAALTAPLEPENPPLADEGDLFDLTVEQLLPIKAYVLDQDSGLPKRDPKTGEEKVVTVFANQEGKPKKNALAMLENIAAAKQRPLARILTGLSIRHVGPVAAEALAREFRSIERIDQATQEELKNTDGVGAIVAAAVKEWFAEDWHREIIRKWKAAGVRMEEESTGEDEGPRPLEGLTVVVTGTLEQFTRDGAKEALQSRGAKVTGSVSKKTSFVVVGDNPGSKYDKAMQLKVPVLNEEGFGVLLEQGPDAAAEVALSAEE; encoded by the coding sequence GTGGCCGGCGACAAGCAAGCGGAGACGACGACGGTGCCCGCCGAGGCACGGGAGAAGCACGCGCGCCTCGCGGAGCAGATCGAGGAGCACCGCTTCCGCTACTACGTGAAGGACGCTCCCGTCGTCAGCGACGCGGAGTTCGACGAGCTGCTGCGTTCCCTGGAGGCACTGGAGGAGGAGTTCCCGGAGCTGCGCACCCCGGACTCGCCGACCCAGAAGGTCGCCGGGTCGTACGAGACGGAGTTCACGGCGGTCGAGCACCGCCAGCGCATGCTCTCCCTCGACAACACCTTCAACGACGAGGAGCTCGCCGCCTGGTCGGAGCGCATCGCCAGAGAACTGGGCGAGCAGGACTACCACTTCCTGTGCGAGCTGAAGGTCGACGGCCTCGCCGTGAACCTCACCTACGAGCACGGCCGGCTCACCCGCGCGGCGACCCGCGGCGACGGCCGTACCGGCGAGGACATCACCCCGAACGTCCGGACGATCGCGGAGATCCCGGAGCGCCTCAAGGGCGACTCCGTCCCCGACCTCGTGGAGATCCGAGGCGAGGTCTACTTCCCGATGGAGAAGTTCCAGGAGCTCAACGCCCGTCTGGTCGAGGCCGGTGACAAGCCCTTCGCCAACCCGCGCAACGCGGCGGCCGGTTCCCTGCGCCAGAAGGACCCGCGGGTCACGGCCACCCGCCCGCTGCACATGGTGGTCCACGGCATCGGCGCCCTGGAGGGCTTCACCGGCCTGACCCGCCTCTCCCAGGCCTACGACCTGCTCAAGACCTGGGGCCTGCCCACCTCCCGGCACAACAAGGTGGTCGACGGCCTCGACGGGGTACGGGAGTTCATCGCGTACTTCGGCGAGAACCGCCACTCCGTGGAGCACGAGATCGACGGCGTGGTCGTCAAGCTCGACGAGATCCCCCTCCAGGGCCGCCTCGGCTCCACCTCGCGCGCACCGCGCTGGGCGATCGCGTACAAGTACGCGCCGGAGGAGGTCAACACCAAGCTCATCAACATCCGTGTGGGGGTGGGCCGCACGGGCCGGGTCACGCCGTACGCCCAGGTCGAGCCGGTCACGGTCGCGGGCTCCGAGGTCGAGTTCGCCACGCTGCACAACCAGGACGTGGTCAAGGCGAAGGGCGTCCTCATCGGTGACACGGTGGTGCTGCGCAAGGCCGGTGACGTCATCCCGGAGATCCTCGGGCCCGTCGCCGACCTGCGCGACGGCAGCGAGCGCGAGTTCGTGATGCCGGCCGATTGCCCCGAGTGCGGCACACCGCTGAGGCCGATGAAGGAGGGCGACGTCGACCTGCGCTGCCCGAACGCCCGTACCTGCCGGGCCCAGTTGCGCGAGCGCCTGTTCTACCTCGCGGGCCGCAAGGCGCTGGACATCGAGCACTTCGGCTACGTCGCCGCCGCCGCCCTCACCGCGCCGCTGGAGCCCGAGAACCCGCCCCTGGCGGACGAGGGTGACCTGTTCGACCTCACCGTCGAACAGCTGCTGCCCATCAAGGCGTACGTCCTCGACCAGGACAGCGGTCTGCCCAAGCGGGACCCGAAGACCGGCGAGGAGAAGGTCGTCACCGTCTTCGCGAACCAGGAGGGCAAGCCCAAGAAGAACGCGCTTGCCATGCTGGAGAACATCGCGGCGGCCAAACAGCGCCCGCTCGCCCGCATCCTCACCGGTCTGTCGATCCGTCACGTCGGACCCGTCGCGGCCGAGGCGCTGGCCCGCGAGTTCCGCTCGATCGAGCGCATCGACCAGGCCACGCAGGAGGAGCTGAAGAACACCGACGGGGTCGGCGCGATCGTCGCCGCCGCCGTCAAGGAGTGGTTTGCCGAGGACTGGCACCGCGAGATCATCCGAAAGTGGAAGGCCGCCGGCGTCCGCATGGAGGAGGAGAGCACCGGCGAGGACGAGGGGCCGCGCCCGCTCGAAGGGCTCACCGTCGTCGTCACGGGCACCCTCGAACAGTTCACGCGGGACGGCGCCAAGGAGGCGTTGCAGAGCCGCGGAGCGAAGGTGACCGGCTCGGTTTCGAAGAAGACCTCATTCGTCGTCGTGGGTGACAACCCCGGATCGAAGTACGACAAGGCGATGCAGCTGAAGGTCCCGGTCCTGAACGAGGAGGGTTTCGGGGTCCTGCTGGAACAAGGTCCGGACGCGGCGGCCGAAGTCGCCCTTTCGGCTGAGGAGTAG
- a CDS encoding TIGR00730 family Rossman fold protein, producing MNICVFLSAADLDERYTRPAREFAKLLGKGGHTLVWGGSDVGLMKVVADGVQEAGGRLVGVSVQFLSAKARPGVDEMVVARDLAERKKLLLEKADAVVIMVGGTGTLDEATEILELKKHGHTDKPVVLLNTAGFYDGLKEQFRRMEDEGFLPRPLTDLVFFAEEPVGALAYLEESRGVA from the coding sequence ATGAACATCTGTGTCTTCCTCTCCGCCGCCGACCTCGACGAGCGCTACACCCGTCCCGCCCGGGAGTTCGCCAAGCTGCTGGGCAAGGGTGGTCACACCCTCGTGTGGGGCGGCTCCGACGTCGGCCTCATGAAGGTGGTCGCCGACGGGGTGCAGGAGGCGGGCGGCCGGCTCGTCGGCGTCTCCGTACAGTTCCTCTCGGCCAAGGCCCGCCCCGGCGTCGACGAGATGGTCGTCGCCCGTGACCTCGCCGAGCGCAAGAAGCTGCTCCTGGAGAAGGCCGACGCCGTGGTGATCATGGTGGGCGGCACCGGCACGCTCGACGAGGCGACCGAGATCCTGGAACTGAAGAAGCACGGCCACACGGACAAGCCCGTGGTCCTGCTCAACACCGCGGGCTTCTACGACGGCCTGAAGGAGCAGTTCCGCCGCATGGAGGACGAGGGCTTCCTGCCCCGCCCGCTCACCGACCTGGTGTTCTTCGCGGAGGAGCCGGTGGGGGCGCTGGCGTACCTGGAGGAGAGCCGGGGCGTGGCGTGA
- a CDS encoding bifunctional diguanylate cyclase/phosphodiesterase: MEPTESAVPGSRLRLRRMAVVWRAVRGTGLAGRPGAEGRAAGQYTADGRTSGGRAAADGRGAAQPVTEHPSGLTGTDADPERHLSWPALPAAVVAAAGFVLGAGFYRAFTGDHALFPSGTAGWALAVLTGIIVGHLVMLGRSRWWGGTGSGAALTLAVLLLYGWVPAGMVSLTVVVLVGIARRNRWRQGVLHGAVDLLGIGAGALVLGVFGSVPSVESPSDPDSWTLYTAPEVVMVAVAYLAVTRVLLWYLHAPRPGLPTVARTALVRQGLVAVALLGIAPLVCVVAVAQPILLPLFSIPLIALDSTLWIARARAEEQLRDPLTGLPNRQWLQERIWTALDDAERIDARAALMLIDLDRFRSVNDTLGHLAGDRLLLQIADRLRVALPRGAEAARLGGDEFAVLLPVADSTTSATRVARNLVSALSSPLDLDGLTLVLEASAGVAVFPDHALDAEGLLRRADVAMYQAKRDRTGVEVYESKRDSNTPDRLGLLGDLRRALDAHEVELHYQPKVRFDGQVAGLEALVRWVHPERGKVPPDEFIAIAESSGLMPHLTEYVLETALAQVARWRAQGLFVPVAVNVSPRDVHTPGFAGSVAARLARHGVPAGALQLEITEHVLLEDPQRAADTLNALTGHGVKMSLDDFGTGYSSLVHLRKLPVSELKIDRSFVARLAIDTEDAEIVRCTVDLAHSLGLLVVAEGVEDDETWERLRDLGCDAVQGWLVAAAMPPDETTAWLRARGSCGWQRPRAALPAATADDSGRIV, from the coding sequence ATGGAACCGACCGAGAGCGCCGTGCCGGGCTCACGGCTGCGCCTGCGCCGCATGGCGGTCGTATGGCGTGCAGTCCGTGGGACGGGCCTGGCGGGGCGTCCGGGCGCGGAAGGGCGCGCCGCCGGACAGTACACAGCGGACGGGCGTACCTCCGGGGGGCGCGCCGCGGCGGACGGCCGCGGCGCCGCGCAGCCGGTCACCGAGCACCCGTCCGGCCTGACCGGCACGGACGCGGACCCGGAACGGCACCTGTCCTGGCCCGCGCTGCCCGCGGCGGTCGTCGCGGCGGCCGGGTTCGTCCTGGGCGCCGGCTTCTACCGCGCCTTCACCGGCGACCACGCGCTCTTCCCGTCCGGCACGGCCGGCTGGGCGCTGGCCGTGCTGACCGGCATCATCGTGGGCCACCTCGTCATGCTCGGCCGCTCCCGCTGGTGGGGCGGCACCGGCTCGGGCGCCGCCCTCACGCTCGCCGTGCTGCTGCTGTACGGCTGGGTACCGGCCGGCATGGTCAGCCTCACGGTCGTCGTGCTGGTCGGCATAGCCCGCCGCAACCGCTGGCGCCAGGGCGTCCTGCACGGGGCGGTCGACCTCCTCGGCATCGGCGCCGGCGCCCTGGTACTGGGCGTCTTCGGGTCCGTACCGTCCGTCGAGTCCCCCTCGGATCCGGACAGCTGGACGCTCTACACCGCGCCCGAGGTCGTCATGGTCGCCGTCGCCTACCTGGCGGTCACCCGCGTCCTGCTCTGGTACCTGCACGCCCCGCGCCCCGGTCTGCCCACCGTCGCCCGCACCGCCCTGGTCAGACAGGGCCTGGTCGCGGTCGCGCTGCTGGGGATCGCGCCGCTGGTCTGCGTGGTGGCCGTGGCCCAGCCGATCCTGCTGCCTCTGTTCTCCATCCCGCTCATCGCCCTGGACTCCACGCTCTGGATAGCCCGGGCCCGGGCCGAGGAACAGCTGCGCGACCCGCTGACCGGGCTGCCCAACCGCCAGTGGCTCCAGGAGCGCATCTGGACCGCGCTGGACGACGCCGAGCGGATCGACGCGCGCGCCGCCCTGATGCTGATCGACCTCGACCGTTTCCGGTCGGTCAACGACACGCTCGGTCATCTGGCCGGTGACCGGCTGCTCCTCCAGATCGCCGACCGGCTGCGGGTGGCGCTGCCGCGGGGCGCGGAGGCCGCGCGGCTCGGCGGGGACGAGTTCGCCGTCTTACTGCCAGTTGCCGACTCCACGACGTCCGCGACCCGGGTCGCCCGCAACCTGGTCTCCGCGCTCAGCTCCCCGCTCGACCTCGACGGCCTCACCCTCGTCCTGGAGGCCAGCGCCGGGGTCGCCGTCTTCCCCGACCACGCGCTGGACGCCGAGGGGCTGCTGCGGCGGGCGGACGTGGCGATGTACCAGGCGAAGCGGGACCGTACGGGTGTGGAGGTCTACGAGTCCAAGCGCGACTCGAACACCCCGGACCGGCTCGGTCTGCTGGGAGACCTCCGCAGGGCGCTGGACGCCCACGAGGTCGAACTCCACTACCAGCCCAAGGTCCGCTTCGACGGACAGGTCGCGGGTCTGGAGGCCCTGGTCCGCTGGGTGCACCCCGAGCGGGGCAAGGTGCCGCCGGACGAGTTCATAGCGATCGCCGAGTCCTCGGGCCTGATGCCCCATCTCACCGAGTACGTCCTGGAGACCGCGCTCGCCCAGGTCGCGCGGTGGCGGGCCCAGGGACTGTTCGTCCCGGTCGCGGTCAACGTCTCCCCGCGTGACGTCCACACCCCCGGCTTCGCGGGCTCGGTCGCCGCGCGGCTGGCCCGGCACGGCGTCCCGGCCGGAGCACTCCAACTGGAGATAACGGAACACGTCCTCCTGGAGGACCCGCAGCGCGCCGCCGACACCCTCAACGCACTGACCGGGCACGGCGTGAAGATGTCCCTGGACGACTTCGGCACGGGCTACTCGTCGCTGGTGCACCTGCGCAAGCTCCCGGTCAGCGAACTGAAGATCGACCGCTCGTTCGTCGCCCGGCTCGCCATCGACACCGAGGACGCGGAGATCGTGCGCTGCACGGTCGACCTCGCGCACTCCCTCGGCCTGCTCGTCGTCGCCGAGGGCGTCGAGGACGACGAGACCTGGGAGCGCCTGCGCGACCTCGGCTGCGACGCCGTCCAGGGCTGGCTGGTCGCCGCCGCGATGCCCCCCGACGAGACCACGGCCTGGCTCCGCGCCCGGGGCTCCTGCGGCTGGCAACGCCCCCGGGCCGCCCTCCCGGCGGCGACGGCGGACGACTCGGGCCGCATCGTCTAG
- a CDS encoding alpha/beta fold hydrolase, whose product MDKRILSRDGTRIAYESTGRGPAVVLVSGAMSTGGTLAPLAVSLSERFQAVVYDRRGRGASGDTPPYAVEREVEDLAAVIEAVGGEAFLYGISSGGALALEAAASGLPVRRVAVYETPFAMSEEGAMERAEYTARLTEALGEGRRGDAVELFLRLTGLAEGVIQGARQSPMWAGMEAIAPSLAHDDAVMRDGRVPRARLASIGVPVLAVAGDASPAWLREAARAIADSVPGGSYRTLQGQTHMVEPNVLAPVLAEFFTRG is encoded by the coding sequence ATGGACAAGAGGATCCTTTCGCGTGACGGCACCCGCATCGCCTACGAGAGCACCGGCCGGGGCCCCGCGGTCGTCCTGGTGAGCGGCGCGATGTCGACGGGCGGCACGCTCGCGCCGTTGGCCGTGTCGCTGTCGGAGCGCTTTCAGGCCGTCGTGTACGACCGCCGGGGCCGCGGTGCCAGCGGGGACACTCCGCCGTACGCCGTGGAGCGTGAGGTCGAAGACCTGGCGGCGGTGATCGAGGCGGTGGGCGGCGAGGCGTTCCTGTACGGCATCTCGTCGGGCGGGGCACTGGCGCTGGAGGCGGCGGCGAGCGGCTTGCCGGTGCGGCGCGTGGCTGTCTACGAGACGCCGTTCGCGATGTCCGAGGAGGGTGCCATGGAGCGCGCGGAGTACACCGCGCGTCTGACGGAGGCGCTCGGTGAGGGGCGGCGCGGGGACGCGGTCGAGCTGTTCCTGCGGCTGACCGGCCTGGCCGAGGGGGTGATCCAGGGCGCCCGCCAGTCCCCCATGTGGGCCGGCATGGAGGCGATCGCCCCGAGCCTCGCCCACGACGACGCCGTCATGCGCGACGGCCGGGTCCCGCGCGCCCGGCTGGCCTCGATCGGCGTCCCCGTCCTGGCGGTCGCGGGCGACGCGAGCCCGGCCTGGCTCCGCGAGGCGGCCCGGGCGATCGCGGACTCCGTCCCCGGCGGGTCGTACCGCACGCTCCAGGGCCAGACGCACATGGTGGAGCCGAACGTGCTGGCGCCGGTGCTGGCGGAGTTCTTCACGCGGGGCTGA
- a CDS encoding SDR family oxidoreductase produces the protein MAGMATHVITGAGSGIGAAVARRLHARGDDLVLHARDAGRAKELAAEFPGAKTLVGDLADPDKLSWAFSHQSLPDRVESLLHIAGVVDLGPVGELTPKTWRHQLNVNLVAPAELTRHFLPQLRAARGHVVFVNSGAGLNAHAGWSAYAASKHGLKALADSLRHEEHAGGVRVTSVYPGRTASPMQAKVHQQEGKEYDASKWIDPESVATTILMALDLPRDAEVNDLTVRPGN, from the coding sequence ATGGCGGGCATGGCTACTCATGTGATCACCGGAGCCGGTTCCGGCATCGGCGCCGCCGTGGCCCGCCGCCTGCACGCGCGCGGGGACGACCTCGTGCTGCACGCGCGCGACGCGGGCCGCGCGAAGGAGCTGGCGGCCGAGTTCCCCGGGGCGAAGACCCTGGTCGGCGACCTGGCCGACCCCGACAAGCTCTCCTGGGCCTTCTCCCACCAGTCGCTGCCCGACCGCGTGGAGTCGCTGCTGCACATCGCCGGGGTCGTCGACCTCGGCCCGGTCGGTGAGCTCACCCCGAAGACCTGGCGCCACCAGCTCAACGTCAACCTCGTCGCCCCGGCCGAGCTGACCCGCCACTTCCTGCCCCAGCTGCGCGCGGCCCGGGGCCACGTGGTCTTCGTCAACTCCGGAGCCGGCCTGAACGCCCACGCCGGCTGGTCCGCGTACGCCGCCTCCAAGCACGGTCTGAAGGCCCTCGCCGACTCCCTGCGTCACGAGGAGCACGCGGGCGGCGTCCGCGTCACCTCGGTCTACCCCGGCCGCACGGCGAGCCCCATGCAGGCCAAGGTCCACCAGCAGGAGGGCAAGGAGTACGACGCGTCGAAGTGGATCGACCCCGAGTCGGTCGCCACGACGATCCTGATGGCCCTGGACCTGCCGAGGGACGCCGAGGTCAACGACCTGACGGTACGACCGGGGAACTGA
- a CDS encoding methionine synthase, translating into MSENSQFRFGAATGVGSMPGGDAREAARTVTGTFEDFPFLPELPARGPGADMIGRTAGLLVELYARVEPSGWRLGDRPGRDTKRARAWLGEDLDAVEEFTQGYQGPLKVQVVGPWTLAANLELRGGEAALSDPGACRDLAASLAEGLRLHLAEVQRRVPGAQLVLQLDEPSLTAVLRGQVKTASGYRTHRAVDRQIIEATLRDVVAVHAGGPVVVHSCAPDVPFALLRRAGAAAVSFDFSLLTERDDEVIGEAVEGGTRLFTGVVPTTQGPLSDPAGSVMGVRTLWRRLGLSPGLLAEAVTVTPACGLAGASPGYARAALAHCVQAARSLADNPE; encoded by the coding sequence GTGAGCGAAAACAGCCAGTTCAGGTTCGGTGCCGCCACGGGTGTCGGCTCCATGCCGGGGGGCGACGCCCGGGAAGCCGCCCGAACCGTCACCGGAACCTTCGAGGACTTCCCCTTCCTGCCCGAACTGCCCGCCCGCGGACCCGGCGCGGACATGATCGGACGGACCGCCGGCCTGCTCGTCGAGCTGTACGCGCGCGTGGAGCCCAGCGGATGGCGGCTCGGCGACCGCCCGGGGCGGGACACCAAACGGGCCCGCGCCTGGCTCGGCGAGGACCTCGACGCGGTGGAGGAATTCACGCAGGGGTACCAGGGGCCGCTGAAGGTCCAGGTCGTGGGACCGTGGACCCTCGCCGCCAACCTGGAGCTGCGAGGCGGCGAGGCCGCCCTCTCCGACCCCGGAGCCTGCCGCGACCTCGCCGCCTCCCTCGCCGAGGGGCTCCGCCTGCACCTCGCCGAGGTCCAGCGGCGGGTCCCCGGCGCGCAGCTCGTCCTCCAGCTCGACGAGCCGTCCCTCACCGCCGTGCTGCGCGGCCAGGTGAAGACCGCCAGCGGTTACCGCACTCACCGGGCCGTCGACCGGCAGATCATCGAGGCCACCCTCCGCGATGTCGTCGCCGTGCACGCCGGCGGCCCGGTCGTCGTCCACTCCTGCGCACCGGACGTCCCGTTCGCCCTGCTGCGCAGGGCGGGCGCGGCGGCCGTCTCCTTCGACTTCTCCCTGCTCACCGAGCGTGACGACGAGGTGATCGGGGAGGCGGTGGAAGGCGGCACCCGGCTCTTCACCGGTGTCGTCCCGACCACACAGGGCCCATTGTCAGACCCTGCCGGTAGCGTCATGGGTGTCAGGACGCTGTGGCGCAGGCTGGGGCTGTCACCGGGGCTTCTCGCGGAGGCGGTCACGGTCACGCCGGCGTGCGGACTCGCGGGGGCCTCCCCGGGGTACGCGCGCGCGGCCCTCGCCCACTGCGTCCAGGCGGCGAGATCTCTCGCGGACAACCCAGAGTAA
- the gatC gene encoding Asp-tRNA(Asn)/Glu-tRNA(Gln) amidotransferase subunit GatC yields the protein MPGITREEVAHLARLARLELKPEELDHFAGQLDDIIGAVARVSEVADQDVPPTSHPLPLTNVMRPDEVRPSLTPEQALSGAPAQEQQRFKVPQILGEE from the coding sequence ATGCCTGGCATCACGCGCGAGGAGGTCGCCCACCTCGCCCGGCTGGCGCGTCTGGAGCTGAAGCCCGAAGAGCTCGACCACTTCGCGGGACAGCTGGACGACATCATCGGCGCGGTGGCCCGCGTCAGCGAGGTCGCCGACCAAGACGTACCGCCGACCTCGCACCCGCTCCCGCTGACGAACGTCATGCGCCCGGACGAGGTCCGTCCCTCGCTCACCCCCGAGCAGGCGCTCTCCGGAGCCCCGGCCCAGGAGCAGCAGCGTTTCAAGGTGCCGCAGATCCTGGGGGAGGAGTAA